One window from the genome of Pseudonocardia hierapolitana encodes:
- a CDS encoding MnhB domain-containing protein, with the protein MTPPDDKPFEEWDRPRQAWMLSGDCRGYRQRTLLLEMTTRALFPTVLVFSVYLLLVGHYGPGGGFAAGLVAGLAFVLRYIAGGSDAAVRVRPPVLIGLGLAVALLTALAPTVVGAPVLATTKLALDVPLIGHVETQTSVFLDVGVYLLIVGVVLDLLRSLGAGIERDMRDAGEPR; encoded by the coding sequence ATGACGCCCCCCGACGACAAGCCCTTCGAGGAGTGGGACCGGCCACGGCAGGCCTGGATGCTCTCCGGCGACTGCCGCGGCTACCGACAGCGCACTCTGCTGCTGGAGATGACCACGCGGGCGCTGTTCCCGACGGTCCTGGTGTTCTCGGTGTACCTGCTGCTCGTCGGGCACTACGGGCCCGGCGGCGGGTTCGCGGCCGGGTTGGTGGCCGGCCTCGCGTTCGTCCTGCGCTACATCGCGGGCGGCAGCGACGCGGCCGTGCGCGTCCGCCCGCCGGTGCTCATCGGGCTGGGACTCGCCGTCGCCCTGCTGACCGCACTGGCGCCCACCGTCGTCGGCGCGCCGGTGCTCGCCACCACGAAGCTCGCGCTCGACGTGCCGCTCATCGGGCACGTCGAGACCCAGACCAGCGTGTTCCTCGACGTCGGCGTGTACCTGCTGATCGTCGGTGTCGTGCTGGACCTGCTGCGCTCGCTCGGCGCCGGGATCGAGCGCGACATGCGCGATGCGGGGGAGCCCCGATGA
- a CDS encoding Na(+)/H(+) antiporter subunit C: MTTVNLVMAGTVGVLYGTGFTLLLSRSLMRVLIGVVVLGHGTNLLLQLAGGPPGRAPILGAVSPEEFTDPLPQALALTAIVITFALTTFLLALGYRSYVLVGHDEVQDDVEDRRIARQKTPSAPLEDDGEDDGEDEADPLAPAERTDDQVEAEARREGL, from the coding sequence ATGACGACCGTCAACCTCGTGATGGCCGGCACCGTCGGCGTGCTCTACGGCACCGGCTTCACGCTGCTGCTGTCGCGCTCGCTCATGCGCGTGCTGATCGGCGTGGTCGTGCTGGGCCACGGCACCAACCTGCTCCTCCAGCTGGCGGGCGGGCCGCCCGGCCGGGCGCCGATCCTCGGCGCGGTGTCGCCGGAGGAGTTCACCGACCCGCTGCCGCAGGCGCTCGCCCTCACCGCGATCGTGATCACGTTCGCGCTCACGACGTTCCTGCTCGCGCTCGGCTACCGCTCCTACGTCCTGGTCGGCCACGACGAGGTGCAGGACGACGTCGAGGACCGGCGGATCGCGCGGCAGAAGACGCCGTCCGCGCCGCTGGAGGACGACGGGGAGGACGACGGGGAGGACGAGGCGGATCCCCTCGCGCCCGCCGAGCGCACCGACGACCAGGTCGAGGCCGAGGCGAGGCGGGAGGGGCTGTGA
- a CDS encoding Na+/H+ antiporter subunit D, translating to MSNLLTLPVLLPMLGAALSIVGSRSATLQRVVGIVVLAAVAALAGALLVATDQQGPIVAELGGWPAPVGIALVADRLSALLLLVSTLVTLAVLVYAIDQRIADYGSATASTTFHPMYLMLCAGVSLAYLTGDLFTLFVAFELMLTASYVLITRRTGANRIRAGMTYVTVSLLSSLLFLTAVAMVYAATGTVNLADLAGRVGELPPGLQTVLAMMLLVVFGIKAAIVPLHFWLPDSYPNAPGPVAALFAGLLTKVSFYALLRTQTLIFPREEPWTLMLVLAVATMLVGVLGALAQNDLNRLLSFLLVSHIGFLLYGLAVFDAAGVSGAALYAAHHITVLATLFLVSGLITRRTGTVALDRMGGLLRTSPGLAILFAIPALTLAGVPPTAGFVAKLALLQAGAGSGPAEQAVAGVVVVASLLTLYALVRVWVRVFWGEPQPPVPDSDPTDEVLVGTARTSVPMYAATAGLIAVSLAIAAFAGPLAGMTERAGVDLLDRGPYRAAVLGDGP from the coding sequence GTGAGCAACCTCCTGACCCTTCCCGTGTTGCTGCCGATGCTCGGCGCGGCTCTCTCGATCGTGGGCAGCCGGTCGGCCACGCTGCAGCGCGTCGTCGGGATCGTCGTCCTCGCGGCCGTCGCGGCGCTCGCGGGCGCGTTGCTGGTGGCCACCGACCAGCAGGGCCCCATCGTCGCCGAGCTCGGCGGCTGGCCCGCGCCCGTGGGGATCGCGTTGGTGGCCGACCGGCTCTCGGCGCTGCTGCTGCTCGTGTCCACGCTGGTGACCCTCGCCGTGCTCGTCTACGCCATCGACCAGCGCATCGCCGACTACGGCAGCGCCACCGCCAGCACCACGTTCCACCCGATGTACCTGATGCTGTGCGCCGGCGTCTCGCTCGCGTACCTCACCGGCGACCTGTTCACGCTGTTCGTGGCGTTCGAGCTGATGCTCACCGCGTCCTACGTGCTGATCACCCGCCGCACCGGCGCCAACCGGATCCGGGCCGGCATGACGTACGTGACGGTGAGCCTGCTGTCGTCGCTGCTGTTCCTCACGGCCGTGGCGATGGTCTACGCCGCCACCGGCACCGTGAACCTCGCCGACCTCGCCGGCCGGGTGGGGGAGCTGCCACCCGGGCTGCAGACGGTGCTGGCGATGATGCTGCTGGTCGTCTTCGGGATCAAGGCGGCGATCGTGCCGCTGCACTTCTGGCTGCCCGACAGCTACCCGAACGCGCCCGGCCCGGTGGCGGCGCTCTTCGCGGGGCTGCTCACGAAGGTCAGCTTCTACGCGCTGCTGCGCACGCAGACGCTGATCTTCCCGCGCGAGGAGCCGTGGACGCTCATGCTCGTGCTGGCGGTCGCCACGATGCTCGTGGGCGTGCTGGGTGCGCTCGCGCAGAACGACCTCAACCGGCTGCTGTCGTTCCTGCTGGTCAGCCACATCGGGTTCCTGCTCTACGGGCTCGCGGTGTTCGACGCCGCCGGTGTCTCCGGGGCGGCCCTGTACGCCGCGCACCACATCACGGTGCTCGCCACGCTCTTCCTGGTGAGCGGGCTCATCACGCGCCGCACCGGCACCGTCGCGCTCGACCGGATGGGCGGGTTGCTGCGCACCTCGCCCGGCCTCGCGATCCTGTTCGCCATCCCCGCACTGACCCTCGCCGGGGTGCCGCCGACGGCCGGGTTCGTCGCCAAGCTCGCGCTGCTGCAGGCCGGCGCGGGGAGCGGGCCCGCGGAGCAGGCGGTGGCCGGCGTGGTGGTCGTCGCGAGCCTGCTCACCCTCTACGCGCTGGTGCGGGTGTGGGTGCGGGTGTTCTGGGGCGAGCCGCAGCCACCGGTCCCCGACTCCGACCCCACCGACGAGGTGCTCGTCGGCACGGCCCGCACGTCCGTGCCGATGTACGCGGCCACGGCCGGGCTCATCGCGGTGAGCCTCGCGATCGCGGCCTTCGCGGGACCGCTCGCGGGCATGACCGAGCGAGCCGGCGTCGACCTGCTCGACCGCGGGCCTTACCGCGCCGCCGTGCTGGGGGACGGGCCATGA
- a CDS encoding Na+/H+ antiporter subunit E, which translates to MSARLPSVLWLTLVWVLLWGTFTPVSVVGGVLVAVLVTALFRLPPAIDRLPVRPLRLLTLLLFLLWDLVVSGAEVSWQVLRRGPRARGAIMAVPLISSSDLVVTVMANAISLSPGTMALQIDHAHDVWYVYALGPRDHAGVERARRRVVDMQRRVLAALGSPDEHAEAERLLGRMS; encoded by the coding sequence ATGAGCGCCCGCCTGCCGTCCGTGCTGTGGCTGACCCTCGTGTGGGTGCTGCTGTGGGGCACCTTCACGCCGGTGTCGGTCGTGGGAGGCGTACTCGTGGCGGTGCTGGTCACCGCGCTGTTCAGGCTGCCGCCGGCCATCGACCGGCTGCCGGTGCGCCCGCTCCGGCTGCTCACGCTGCTCCTGTTCCTGCTCTGGGACCTCGTCGTGTCCGGCGCCGAGGTGAGCTGGCAGGTGCTGCGCCGTGGCCCCCGCGCCCGCGGAGCGATCATGGCGGTGCCGCTGATCTCGTCGTCGGACCTCGTGGTCACCGTCATGGCCAACGCGATCTCGCTCTCCCCGGGCACGATGGCGCTGCAGATCGACCACGCCCACGACGTCTGGTACGTCTACGCGCTCGGCCCCCGCGACCACGCCGGGGTGGAGCGGGCCCGGCGGCGCGTGGTGGACATGCAGCGCCGGGTGCTGGCCGCATTGGGCTCCCCGGACGAACACGCGGAAGCGGAGCGCCTGCTGGGGAGGATGTCGTGA
- a CDS encoding monovalent cation/H+ antiporter complex subunit F, with amino-acid sequence MTVVFVVVLALLCAAGALTLVRLLRGPDTLDRIAALDVFVILIVAAAAVYIAIYRDGSNIPLLAAVALIGFVGSAAATRLAERRKGHR; translated from the coding sequence GTGACGGTCGTCTTCGTCGTCGTGCTGGCGCTGCTGTGCGCCGCCGGTGCGCTCACGCTCGTCCGGTTGCTGCGCGGGCCGGACACCCTGGACCGGATCGCGGCGCTCGACGTGTTCGTGATCCTGATCGTGGCCGCGGCGGCGGTGTACATCGCGATCTACCGCGACGGGTCCAACATCCCGCTGCTCGCCGCCGTGGCGCTGATCGGGTTCGTCGGGTCGGCCGCGGCGACCCGGCTCGCCGAGCGTCGGAAGGGGCACCGGTGA
- the mnhG gene encoding monovalent cation/H(+) antiporter subunit G, which yields MILDAMSAVLLLLGALSCVLGGLGLVRLPDLPSRMQAATKPQTLGLLLILAGTALRVELESAVTLLLVGLFQVITAPVIAQLLGRSAYRGGSVSPELLVVDELAGKMPEERSS from the coding sequence GTGATCCTCGACGCGATGTCCGCGGTGTTGCTGCTCCTGGGCGCCCTCTCGTGCGTGCTCGGAGGGCTCGGGCTGGTGCGCCTGCCGGACCTGCCGAGCCGCATGCAGGCCGCCACCAAGCCCCAGACGCTGGGGTTGCTCCTGATCCTCGCCGGCACCGCGCTGCGCGTGGAACTGGAGAGCGCGGTGACGTTGCTGCTGGTCGGGCTGTTCCAGGTGATCACGGCACCGGTGATCGCACAGTTGCTCGGGCGCTCCGCCTACCGCGGCGGCAGCGTGAGCCCCGAGCTGCTGGTCGTCGACGAGCTGGCCGGGAAGATGCCCGAGGAGCGTTCGTCCTAG
- a CDS encoding gamma carbonic anhydrase family protein, which translates to MPLYALGDVEPDIHPDAYVHPDAVVIGNVTIGPEASVWPTAVLRGDDGRIEVGTRTSVQDGSIIHCTPHEPTIIGNEVTIGHNVHIEGAVIGDRALISSGSVVLNGARVGAGAVVAAGAVVSPKTEIPDRRMAMGVPARVREGHEVPEGYFDHAVQSYVRRGKRFRAELRRIA; encoded by the coding sequence GTGCCCCTCTACGCACTAGGCGACGTCGAACCGGACATCCATCCCGATGCCTACGTCCACCCGGACGCCGTCGTGATCGGCAACGTCACTATCGGGCCGGAGGCATCGGTCTGGCCCACCGCCGTGCTGCGGGGCGACGACGGCCGCATCGAGGTGGGCACGCGCACCAGCGTGCAGGACGGGTCGATCATCCACTGCACGCCGCACGAGCCGACGATCATCGGGAACGAGGTCACCATCGGGCACAACGTGCACATCGAGGGCGCGGTGATCGGCGACCGCGCACTCATCTCGTCGGGTTCGGTCGTGCTCAACGGCGCCCGGGTCGGTGCCGGTGCGGTGGTCGCGGCCGGGGCCGTGGTCTCGCCGAAGACGGAGATCCCGGACCGGCGCATGGCGATGGGGGTTCCGGCGCGGGTGCGGGAGGGTCACGAGGTGCCCGAGGGCTACTTCGACCACGCGGTGCAGAGCTACGTCCGGCGTGGCAAGAGGTTCCGCGCCGAGCTGAGGAGGATCGCCTGA
- a CDS encoding uracil-DNA glycosylase: MSARPLEEVVEAGWAAALAPVAPVIADMGAFLRAELAAGRRYLPAGANVLRAFQQPFDGVRVLIVGQDPYPTPGHAIGLSFSVSPQTRPVPRSLANIFREYTEDLGHPTPSTGDLTPWADQGVLLLNRVLTVEPGNPGSHRDKGWEKVTEQAIRALVARDGEPLVAILWGRDARNLAPLLEDVPCIESAHPSPMSADRGFFGSRPFSRANALLEELGGEPVDWKLP; encoded by the coding sequence ATGTCGGCTCGACCGCTCGAGGAGGTCGTCGAGGCCGGATGGGCCGCGGCGCTGGCCCCGGTGGCCCCGGTGATCGCCGACATGGGGGCGTTCCTGCGCGCCGAGCTCGCCGCGGGCCGCCGCTACCTGCCCGCAGGGGCCAACGTCCTGCGCGCGTTCCAGCAGCCGTTCGACGGGGTGCGGGTGCTGATCGTGGGTCAGGACCCGTACCCGACGCCGGGGCACGCGATCGGGCTGTCGTTCTCGGTGTCGCCGCAGACGCGCCCCGTGCCGCGCTCGCTCGCGAACATCTTCCGCGAGTACACCGAGGACCTCGGGCACCCCACCCCGTCGACCGGTGACCTGACGCCGTGGGCCGACCAGGGCGTGCTGCTGCTCAACAGGGTCCTCACCGTCGAGCCGGGCAACCCCGGCTCCCACCGCGACAAGGGCTGGGAGAAGGTCACCGAGCAGGCGATCCGCGCCCTCGTGGCCCGGGACGGCGAACCGCTCGTCGCGATCCTCTGGGGTCGCGACGCCCGCAACCTCGCCCCCCTGCTCGAGGACGTGCCGTGCATCGAGTCGGCCCACCCGAGCCCGATGTCGGCCGACCGCGGCTTCTTCGGCTCCCGCCCCTTCAGCCGGGCCAACGCCCTGCTCGAGGAGCTGGGCGGGGAACCGGTCGACTGGAAGCTGCCGTGA
- a CDS encoding DUF429 domain-containing protein, with protein sequence MRTVGVDLAAQAKHTAVAVLDWDAGTARVVDVEIPADDDAVLKWSARADKVGIDCPLGWPEPFVRFVRSHGALAPEAVPEWRSLAYRRTDEHVRAVTGLTPLSVATDRIGLTAIRAARLQGRLAGCGHDVRRDGGGLIVEVYPAAGLKRWRLPHNRYKGRANHSALGALVDALLRAAPWLELGDHERACRLSDHVFDAVVAALLARAAACGAIVEPESGDRGAAVTEGWIALPSGDLDDLAS encoded by the coding sequence GTGCGGACGGTCGGCGTCGATCTCGCGGCCCAGGCGAAGCACACGGCGGTCGCGGTCCTGGACTGGGACGCCGGGACCGCACGGGTGGTCGACGTCGAGATCCCCGCTGACGACGACGCGGTGCTGAAGTGGTCGGCGCGTGCGGACAAGGTCGGGATCGACTGCCCGCTGGGATGGCCGGAGCCGTTCGTCCGGTTCGTCCGGTCGCACGGGGCGCTCGCGCCCGAGGCCGTCCCGGAGTGGCGCTCGCTGGCCTACCGCCGTACCGACGAACACGTGCGCGCCGTCACCGGCCTGACGCCCCTGAGCGTTGCCACCGACCGCATCGGCCTCACCGCCATCCGGGCCGCGCGGCTGCAGGGCCGGCTGGCAGGGTGCGGACACGACGTCCGACGGGACGGCGGCGGCCTGATCGTCGAGGTCTATCCCGCCGCCGGGTTGAAGCGGTGGAGGCTGCCGCACAACCGGTACAAGGGACGCGCGAACCACAGCGCACTCGGTGCGCTGGTCGACGCGCTGCTCCGGGCCGCGCCGTGGCTGGAGCTCGGCGATCACGAGCGAGCCTGCCGGCTCAGCGACCACGTCTTCGACGCCGTCGTGGCCGCGCTGCTCGCCCGGGCGGCAGCCTGCGGGGCGATCGTGGAGCCCGAGAGCGGGGACCGCGGTGCCGCGGTGACGGAAGGCTGGATCGCGCTGCCGTCGGGTGACCTCGACGACCTCGCGAGCTGA
- a CDS encoding polysaccharide lyase family 7 protein has product MPDLIAPVAVAVAAVLTVQPVPAPHRASLDPCTLVVAAAPGLALPGPPSCPLPVIPEAEPPRAQGAATKPGDLLDLANWFLTLPVGPEGDPDSIDQPELLDYRSDWFDLTPDGTGVVFRAPAGGVTTKNSKYSRSELREMRGEEKAAWSNTKGVHTLESRQAITKVPSVKPEVSATQIHDGGDDVMQIRLEGSTLVAQYADGAEQVVIDQDYRLGTPYDLRIVAADGRITVFYDGEQRAEIERSGSSWYWKVGAYTQSNPERGDDPDALGEVVVYSLRIEHTDG; this is encoded by the coding sequence ATGCCGGATCTGATCGCACCCGTTGCGGTGGCCGTGGCCGCCGTGCTGACCGTCCAGCCCGTCCCGGCGCCGCACCGTGCGTCGCTCGACCCGTGCACGCTCGTCGTGGCCGCCGCGCCCGGCCTGGCGCTCCCCGGGCCGCCGTCGTGCCCGCTGCCGGTGATCCCCGAGGCCGAGCCGCCCCGCGCGCAGGGCGCCGCGACGAAGCCGGGCGATCTCCTCGATCTCGCGAACTGGTTCCTCACACTGCCTGTCGGCCCGGAGGGCGACCCGGACTCCATCGACCAGCCCGAACTGCTGGACTACCGCAGCGACTGGTTCGACCTGACCCCGGACGGGACCGGGGTGGTGTTCCGCGCCCCCGCGGGCGGTGTGACCACGAAGAACAGCAAGTACTCGCGCTCGGAGCTGCGTGAGATGCGCGGGGAGGAGAAGGCGGCCTGGTCGAACACGAAGGGCGTGCACACGCTGGAGAGCAGGCAGGCGATCACGAAGGTGCCGTCGGTGAAGCCGGAGGTGTCGGCCACCCAGATCCACGACGGCGGCGATGACGTGATGCAGATCCGGCTGGAGGGCTCCACGCTCGTGGCGCAGTACGCCGACGGGGCGGAGCAGGTCGTCATCGATCAGGACTACCGGCTCGGAACCCCGTACGACCTGCGGATCGTGGCCGCCGACGGCCGCATCACGGTCTTCTACGACGGCGAGCAGCGCGCGGAGATCGAGCGCAGCGGGAGCAGCTGGTACTGGAAGGTCGGCGCCTACACCCAGTCCAACCCGGAACGCGGCGACGATCCCGACGCGCTGGGGGAGGTCGTCGTGTACTCGCTGCGGATCGAGCACACCGACGGCTAG
- a CDS encoding sulfatase-like hydrolase/transferase — protein sequence MSSRNILFLMTDQHRVDTLGAYGNPHAPTPVLDGLARSGTRFDRWYTPTAICTPARASLLTGQAPFRHQVLANHERNVGYREDLADGTFTFVEALRERGYNTGLVGKWHAGTDKNAASFGFDGPDLPGWHNPVDNEDYLEYLRERGLPPYEISDRIRGTLPNGGPGNLLAARLHQPVEATFEHYLATRTIELLERYAAAPDTPFFLELSFFGPHLPYIVPDSYFDMFDPELVELPKSIAETFEGKPPVQRNYSAHWTFDTMPIEVTRKLIAVYWGYVSLIDEQIGRVLGALERLGLVDGTAVFFTCDHGEFTGSHRLHDKGPAMYEDIYRTPGIVRIPGAPSGQVRSEFVSLLDCTATILELAGIDPAPAVDSRSLVPLVEGRQVEWAPDIVCEFHGHHFPYPQRMLREDRYKLVVNPDSTNELYDLENDPDELLNVYHHPEMAPVRTRLMRRLYGQLRDRGDNFYHWMTTMYDVGDVDHDPTQSGLDETTYRSAEDEAHVA from the coding sequence ATGAGCTCGCGGAACATCCTCTTCCTGATGACCGACCAGCACCGGGTGGACACGCTCGGGGCCTACGGCAACCCGCACGCGCCCACGCCGGTGCTCGACGGGCTCGCCCGCTCGGGCACCCGGTTCGACCGCTGGTACACGCCGACCGCGATCTGCACACCGGCGCGCGCGAGCCTGCTCACCGGCCAGGCCCCGTTCCGGCACCAGGTGCTCGCGAACCACGAACGCAACGTGGGCTACCGCGAGGACCTGGCCGACGGGACGTTCACGTTCGTGGAGGCCCTCCGGGAGCGCGGCTACAACACCGGCCTCGTGGGCAAGTGGCACGCGGGCACGGACAAGAACGCCGCCTCCTTCGGATTCGACGGACCCGACCTGCCGGGCTGGCACAACCCCGTCGACAACGAGGACTACCTCGAGTACCTGCGGGAGCGCGGGCTCCCGCCGTACGAGATCAGCGACCGGATCCGGGGCACGCTGCCCAACGGCGGGCCGGGAAACCTCCTCGCCGCCCGGCTCCACCAGCCGGTGGAGGCAACGTTCGAGCACTACCTCGCCACCCGCACCATCGAGCTGCTGGAACGCTACGCTGCCGCCCCCGACACCCCGTTCTTCCTGGAGCTCAGCTTCTTCGGCCCGCACCTTCCGTACATCGTGCCCGACTCCTACTTCGACATGTTCGACCCCGAACTGGTCGAGCTGCCGAAGTCGATCGCGGAGACCTTCGAGGGCAAGCCGCCCGTGCAGCGCAACTACAGCGCCCACTGGACGTTCGACACCATGCCGATCGAGGTGACGCGCAAGCTCATCGCGGTGTACTGGGGTTACGTCTCGCTGATCGACGAGCAGATCGGTCGCGTGCTGGGCGCGCTCGAGCGGCTCGGGCTCGTCGACGGCACAGCGGTGTTCTTCACCTGCGACCACGGGGAGTTCACCGGCTCGCACCGGCTGCACGACAAGGGCCCCGCGATGTACGAGGACATCTACCGCACGCCCGGGATCGTGCGGATCCCCGGCGCACCCTCGGGTCAGGTGCGCAGCGAGTTCGTGAGCCTGCTCGACTGCACGGCGACGATCCTGGAGCTCGCCGGCATCGACCCGGCACCGGCCGTCGACTCACGCAGCCTCGTACCGCTTGTCGAGGGCCGCCAGGTGGAATGGGCTCCCGACATCGTCTGCGAGTTCCACGGGCACCACTTCCCGTACCCGCAGCGGATGCTGCGCGAGGACCGCTACAAGCTGGTGGTCAACCCGGACTCCACGAACGAGCTCTACGACCTCGAGAACGATCCGGACGAGCTGCTGAACGTCTACCACCACCCGGAGATGGCGCCGGTGCGGACGCGGCTGATGCGGCGCCTCTACGGTCAGCTGCGCGACCGCGGCGACAACTTCTACCACTGGATGACGACGATGTACGACGTCGGGGACGTCGACCACGACCCGACCCAGTCCGGCCTCGACGAGACGACGTACCGGTCCGCCGAGGACGAGGCGCACGTGGCCTGA
- a CDS encoding aliphatic sulfonate ABC transporter substrate-binding protein has product MRITRRSMGVAAAGAALAVLAAGCAGTDTPASPDGVQPVDVAFGYIPDFNGTSLLAIAEDQGLWVKHGVNIATTSFTNGPLQIQALGTGDLDFGYIGPGAIWLPASGQAKIVAVNTLGRADRVVAQPGIGSIADLRGRTVAVPEGTSGDMILTLALQKAGMTKADVQLVAMEPAAIITALSSKQVDAAGIWYPALATVKQRVPDLVELATNQDFEETVAFPTAFVAGNDVVAGEPEKVERVLKVLREAIAFRAANPAEAVRLTADFNALDPAQVQADAANVQVLSLDELDRLTRDGTINTWFAGLGEYFVGAGKLQAPVDPAQYYTGDLFLQASE; this is encoded by the coding sequence ATGCGGATCACCAGACGCTCCATGGGTGTCGCCGCGGCAGGCGCGGCCCTCGCCGTGCTCGCCGCCGGCTGCGCAGGCACGGACACCCCCGCAAGCCCGGACGGGGTGCAGCCCGTCGACGTCGCCTTCGGCTACATCCCCGACTTCAACGGCACGAGCCTGCTCGCGATCGCCGAGGACCAGGGGCTGTGGGTGAAGCACGGGGTGAACATCGCGACGACGTCGTTCACGAACGGGCCGCTGCAGATCCAGGCGCTCGGCACCGGCGACCTGGACTTCGGCTACATCGGCCCGGGCGCGATCTGGCTGCCGGCGTCCGGCCAGGCCAAGATCGTCGCCGTCAACACGCTCGGCCGGGCCGACCGCGTCGTCGCCCAGCCGGGCATCGGCTCGATCGCGGACCTGCGGGGCCGGACTGTCGCCGTCCCGGAGGGCACGTCCGGCGACATGATCCTCACGCTCGCGCTCCAGAAGGCCGGGATGACGAAAGCGGACGTGCAGCTCGTGGCGATGGAGCCTGCCGCGATCATCACCGCGCTGTCGTCGAAGCAGGTCGACGCCGCCGGCATCTGGTACCCGGCTCTGGCGACGGTGAAGCAGCGGGTGCCCGACCTCGTCGAGCTGGCGACGAACCAGGACTTCGAGGAGACCGTCGCGTTCCCGACGGCGTTCGTGGCGGGCAACGACGTCGTCGCGGGCGAGCCGGAGAAGGTGGAGCGCGTGCTCAAGGTGCTGCGGGAGGCGATCGCCTTCCGCGCCGCGAACCCGGCCGAGGCGGTCCGGCTCACCGCGGACTTCAACGCCCTCGACCCCGCCCAGGTGCAGGCCGACGCCGCCAACGTGCAGGTCCTATCCCTCGACGAGCTCGACCGGCTGACCCGGGACGGCACGATCAACACGTGGTTCGCCGGCCTGGGTGAGTACTTCGTCGGCGCGGGCAAGCTGCAGGCACCCGTGGACCCGGCGCAGTACTACACGGGCGACCTCTTCCTGCAGGCCAGCGAATGA
- a CDS encoding ABC transporter ATP-binding protein, which produces MTTTTSAKISVQEVRKTFPLKNEEFVALDGVSLDIADNEFVTVVGPSGCGKSTLMNILAGLETPTSGRALVDGKDVVGPGPERGVIFQQYALFPWLTVRKNVEFGLKVAGLGASERRERADYFIRIVGLEQFADALPKMLSGGMKQRCAIARAYAVNPSILLMDEPFGALDALTRVTLQEQLLDTWSREKRTVLFITHDVDEAVFLANRVVVMAARPGRIYDVIDVDLPYPRTEEARLSPEFAQLRNRVWHSVYHQAPGIAAGR; this is translated from the coding sequence ATGACCACGACGACCAGCGCGAAGATCTCCGTGCAGGAGGTCCGCAAGACCTTCCCCCTGAAGAACGAGGAGTTCGTCGCGCTCGACGGGGTCTCGCTCGACATCGCCGACAACGAGTTCGTCACCGTCGTCGGGCCGTCCGGGTGCGGCAAGTCGACGCTCATGAACATCCTCGCCGGGCTAGAGACCCCGACGTCGGGTCGCGCGCTCGTCGACGGCAAGGACGTCGTCGGCCCGGGTCCCGAGCGCGGCGTCATCTTCCAGCAGTACGCGCTCTTCCCCTGGCTCACCGTCCGGAAGAACGTCGAGTTCGGGCTGAAGGTCGCGGGCCTCGGCGCATCCGAGCGGCGCGAGCGCGCGGACTACTTCATCCGCATCGTCGGCCTCGAGCAGTTCGCCGACGCCCTGCCGAAGATGCTCTCGGGCGGGATGAAGCAGCGGTGCGCCATCGCGAGGGCGTACGCGGTGAACCCGTCGATCCTGCTCATGGACGAACCCTTCGGCGCGCTGGACGCGCTCACCCGCGTGACGTTGCAGGAGCAGCTGCTCGACACGTGGAGCCGGGAGAAGCGCACGGTCCTGTTCATCACCCACGACGTCGACGAGGCCGTCTTCCTCGCGAACCGCGTCGTCGTGATGGCGGCGCGGCCCGGCCGGATCTACGACGTGATCGACGTCGACCTGCCGTACCCGCGCACCGAGGAAGCCCGCCTGAGCCCGGAGTTCGCCCAGCTCCGCAACCGCGTGTGGCACTCGGTCTACCACCAGGCTCCCGGCATCGCCGCCGGACGTTGA